The Juglans regia cultivar Chandler chromosome 2, Walnut 2.0, whole genome shotgun sequence genome includes a window with the following:
- the LOC109004069 gene encoding uncharacterized protein LOC109004069 isoform X12 produces the protein MANAPEENIIISSGRGQDEDQLSNFAELYKAVRDGKLTDTVRILDQSQDFDQPGDKACNKIITDRDETALHVAVLNGHEHIVEELMNRMSDESLAMYDRDGYTALITAAVLGNRKMVECMLTKKSDLIRIKSNSNGKNLPVVMAIDFGQIEMARYLYDLTPEGDLIPQDNDQEITPDEDLIPQEDNDQEITPDEDLIPQDNDQEIHKDHNGATLLTCAIYAGTLDGMHIALGLIERCPRLALAIDKYDESGILALASMRQSLPSGNQRIYSSNVEHGQSNQEESNRSDLEHGQSNQEESNRSNVEHGQSNQEESNRSDLEHGQSNQEGINISEVEHGQSNQEEINISDVEHGQSNHEEINRSDLEHGQSNQEGINISGIMRIPILAPAICKTRSNISEVEHGQSSQEEINISEHGQSNQEEINKSDVEHGQSNHEEINRSGITQLYEMKRIHDQYDKLLSKMCEEISESLQSNTQQLKDGLVYTAICQAAENGISEFVSKMLETDRHFLWTEDRNGRNIFMLGVLHRQEKIFSILYRLDGKIMNSLTCLQDRNKNNMLHMAGMMEDAIRQINQIPGAALQMQRELQWFKEVERIVLPRHKETKNGDGLTPRQLFTKNHEDMKEKGEKWMKNTARSCTVVGALIVTIMFAAIFTLPGDNNQSMGLPKSLNKFWLNVLIIFDALSLFSSSTSVLMFLGILTSRYSEEDFLEYLPRQMIIGLLTLFCSIATMMITFSSALLIILQEQLRIAIPLICLASVPVTFFVWIQFPILKDMIISTYGPSIFTGRK, from the exons atggcAAATGCGCCGGAGGAGAACATTATCATAAGTTCCGGACGCGGTCAGGATGAAGATCAGTTATCCAACTTTGCAGAATTGTACAAAGCTGTGCGAGACGGTAAATTGACTGATACAGTACGCATTCTTGATCAGTCTCAAGACTTTGATCAACCCGGTGATAAGGCATGTAATAAGATAATCACAGATAGAGACGAAACGGCTCTTCATGTTGCTGTTTTAAATGGACATGAGCATATAGTGGAGGAGTTGATGAATCGAATGTCGGATGAGAGCTTGGCCATGTATGATAGAGACGGTTACACAGCTCTAATCACGGCTGCCGTGCTTGGAAATAGGAAAATGGTGGAGTGCATGCTTACAAAAAAATCTGATTTGATCAGAATTAAAAGTAATTCCAACGGAAAAAATCTTCCAGTTGTTATGGCTATTGATTTCGGGCAAATAGAAATGGCGCGCTATTTGTATGATCTTACTCCAGAAGGAGATTTAATTCCACAGGATAATGATCAGGAGATTACTCCAGATGAAGATTTAATTCCACAGGAGGATAATGATCAGGAGATTACTCCAGATGAAGATTTAATTCCACAGGATAATGATCAGGAGATTCATAAGGACCACAATGGTGCTACGCTTCTTACCTGTGCTATCTATGCTGGGACTTTGG ACGGAATGCATATTGCTTTGGGATTAATCGAACGCTGCCCACGTTTGGCATTGGCTATTGACAAGTATGACGAGTCGGGAATCTTAGCATTGGCCTCTATGCGTCAGTCCTTGCCAAGTGGAAATCAGCGCATCTACTCCTCAA ATGTAGAACATGGCCAAAGCAATCAAGAAGAAAGTAACAGATCAG ATTTAGAACATGGCCAAAGCAATCAAGAAGAAAGTAACAGATCAA ATGTAGAACATGGCCAAAGCAATCAAGAAGAAAGTAACAGATCAG ATCTAGAACATGGCCAAAGCAATCAAGAAGGAATTAACATATCAG AGGTAGAAC ATGGCCAAAGCAATCAAGAAGAAATTAACATATCAG ATGTAGAACATGGCCAAAGCAATCATGAAGAAATTAACAGATCAG ATCTAGAACATGGCCAAAGCAATCAAGAAGGAATTAACATATCAG GTATAATGCGCATTCCAATTTTGGCTCCTGCGATTTGTAAAACTCGTTCGAATATTTCAGAGGTAGAACATGGCCAAAGCAGTCAAGAAGAAATTAACATTTCAG AACATGGCCAAAGCAATCAAGAAGAAATTAACAAATCAG ATGTAGAACATGGCCAAAGCAATCATGAAGAAATTAACAGATCAG GAATCACGCAGTTGTACGAGATGAAGAGGATCCATGACCAGTACGATAAACTTCTTTCTAAAATGTGTGAAGAGATATCAGAATCACTTCAATCAAACACTCAACAACTTAAGGATGGCCTAGTTTATACTGCCATTTGCCAGGCTGCCGAGAACGGGATTTCCGAGTTTGTTTCTAAGATGCTTGAAACGGATCGACATTTTTTATGGACCGAAGATAGAAATGGAAGGAACATATTTATGCTCGGTGTCTTGCATCGTCAAGAAAAAATCTTTAGCATTCTATACCGGCTAGATGGGAAGATCATGAACTCCTTGACATGTTTACAAGATCGcaataaaaataacatgttACATATGGCAGGGATGATGGAAGATGCCATCAGGCAGATTAATCAAATCCCAGGGGCAGCTTTACAGATGCAAAGAGAGTTACAATGGTTCaag GAGGTAGAGAGAATTGTCCTTCCCAGGCATAAGGAAACCAAAAATGGGGATGGTTTAACTCCCCGACAACTATTTACGAAGAACCACGAGGACATGAAggaaaagggagagaaatggatgaaaaataCAGCAAGGTCATGTACGGTGGTGGGTGCTCTCATTGTTACTATTATGTTTGCAGCTATCTTTACTCTTCCAGGTGATAACAACCAAAGCATGGGCTTGCCAAAGTCCTTGAACAAGTTTTGGCTCAACGTCCTCATAATATTCGATGCATTGtcccttttttcttcctcaacttcAGTCTTGATGTTTTTGGGAATTCTCACATCACGTTATTCAGAAGAGGATTTTCTTGAGTATTTGCCAAGACAGATGATAATAGGCCTTTTGACTCTCTTTTGCTCTATTGCGACCATGATGATAACCTTTTCAAGTGCTCTTTTAATCATCCTACAAGAGCAATTACGGATTGCAATTCCTCTCATTTGTTTGGCTAGTGTTCCAGTCACGTTCTTCGTATGGATTCAGTTCCCAATTCTTAAGGACATGATCATTTCAACCTACGGACCAAGCATCTTCACAGGCCGAAAATGA
- the LOC109004069 gene encoding uncharacterized protein LOC109004069 isoform X18: MANAPEENIIISSGRGQDEDQLSNFAELYKAVRDGKLTDTVRILDQSQDFDQPGDKACNKIITDRDETALHVAVLNGHEHIVEELMNRMSDESLAMYDRDGYTALITAAVLGNRKMVECMLTKKSDLIRIKSNSNGKNLPVVMAIDFGQIEMARYLYDLTPEGDLIPQDNDQEITPDEDLIPQEDNDQEITPDEDLIPQDNDQEIHKDHNGATLLTCAIYAGTLDGMHIALGLIERCPRLALAIDKYDESGILALASMRQSLPSGNQRIYSSNVEHGQSNQEESNRSDLEHGQSNQEGINISEVEHGQSSQEEINISEHGQSNQEEINRSDVEHGQSNQEEINRSNVEHGQSNHEEINRSDLEHGQSNQEGINISGIMRIPILAPAICKTRSNISEVEHGQSSQEEINISEHGQSNQEEINKSDVEHGQSNHEEINRSGITQLYEMKRIHDQYDKLLSKMCEEISESLQSNTQQLKDGLVYTAICQAAENGISEFVSKMLETDRHFLWTEDRNGRNIFMLGVLHRQEKIFSILYRLDGKIMNSLTCLQDRNKNNMLHMAGMMEDAIRQINQIPGAALQMQRELQWFKEVERIVLPRHKETKNGDGLTPRQLFTKNHEDMKEKGEKWMKNTARSCTVVGALIVTIMFAAIFTLPGDNNQSMGLPKSLNKFWLNVLIIFDALSLFSSSTSVLMFLGILTSRYSEEDFLEYLPRQMIIGLLTLFCSIATMMITFSSALLIILQEQLRIAIPLICLASVPVTFFVWIQFPILKDMIISTYGPSIFTGRK, translated from the exons atggcAAATGCGCCGGAGGAGAACATTATCATAAGTTCCGGACGCGGTCAGGATGAAGATCAGTTATCCAACTTTGCAGAATTGTACAAAGCTGTGCGAGACGGTAAATTGACTGATACAGTACGCATTCTTGATCAGTCTCAAGACTTTGATCAACCCGGTGATAAGGCATGTAATAAGATAATCACAGATAGAGACGAAACGGCTCTTCATGTTGCTGTTTTAAATGGACATGAGCATATAGTGGAGGAGTTGATGAATCGAATGTCGGATGAGAGCTTGGCCATGTATGATAGAGACGGTTACACAGCTCTAATCACGGCTGCCGTGCTTGGAAATAGGAAAATGGTGGAGTGCATGCTTACAAAAAAATCTGATTTGATCAGAATTAAAAGTAATTCCAACGGAAAAAATCTTCCAGTTGTTATGGCTATTGATTTCGGGCAAATAGAAATGGCGCGCTATTTGTATGATCTTACTCCAGAAGGAGATTTAATTCCACAGGATAATGATCAGGAGATTACTCCAGATGAAGATTTAATTCCACAGGAGGATAATGATCAGGAGATTACTCCAGATGAAGATTTAATTCCACAGGATAATGATCAGGAGATTCATAAGGACCACAATGGTGCTACGCTTCTTACCTGTGCTATCTATGCTGGGACTTTGG ACGGAATGCATATTGCTTTGGGATTAATCGAACGCTGCCCACGTTTGGCATTGGCTATTGACAAGTATGACGAGTCGGGAATCTTAGCATTGGCCTCTATGCGTCAGTCCTTGCCAAGTGGAAATCAGCGCATCTACTCCTCAA ATGTAGAACATGGCCAAAGCAATCAAGAAGAAAGTAACAGATCAG ATCTAGAACATGGCCAAAGCAATCAAGAAGGAATTAACATATCAG AGGTAGAACATGGCCAAAGCAGTCAAGAAGAAATTAACATTTCAG AACATGGCCAAAGCAATCAAGAAGAAATTAACAGATCAG ATGTAGAACATGGCCAAAGCAATCAAGAAGAAATTAACAGATCAA ATGTAGAACATGGCCAAAGCAATCATGAAGAAATTAACAGATCAG ATCTAGAACATGGCCAAAGCAATCAAGAAGGAATTAACATATCAG GTATAATGCGCATTCCAATTTTGGCTCCTGCGATTTGTAAAACTCGTTCGAATATTTCAGAGGTAGAACATGGCCAAAGCAGTCAAGAAGAAATTAACATTTCAG AACATGGCCAAAGCAATCAAGAAGAAATTAACAAATCAG ATGTAGAACATGGCCAAAGCAATCATGAAGAAATTAACAGATCAG GAATCACGCAGTTGTACGAGATGAAGAGGATCCATGACCAGTACGATAAACTTCTTTCTAAAATGTGTGAAGAGATATCAGAATCACTTCAATCAAACACTCAACAACTTAAGGATGGCCTAGTTTATACTGCCATTTGCCAGGCTGCCGAGAACGGGATTTCCGAGTTTGTTTCTAAGATGCTTGAAACGGATCGACATTTTTTATGGACCGAAGATAGAAATGGAAGGAACATATTTATGCTCGGTGTCTTGCATCGTCAAGAAAAAATCTTTAGCATTCTATACCGGCTAGATGGGAAGATCATGAACTCCTTGACATGTTTACAAGATCGcaataaaaataacatgttACATATGGCAGGGATGATGGAAGATGCCATCAGGCAGATTAATCAAATCCCAGGGGCAGCTTTACAGATGCAAAGAGAGTTACAATGGTTCaag GAGGTAGAGAGAATTGTCCTTCCCAGGCATAAGGAAACCAAAAATGGGGATGGTTTAACTCCCCGACAACTATTTACGAAGAACCACGAGGACATGAAggaaaagggagagaaatggatgaaaaataCAGCAAGGTCATGTACGGTGGTGGGTGCTCTCATTGTTACTATTATGTTTGCAGCTATCTTTACTCTTCCAGGTGATAACAACCAAAGCATGGGCTTGCCAAAGTCCTTGAACAAGTTTTGGCTCAACGTCCTCATAATATTCGATGCATTGtcccttttttcttcctcaacttcAGTCTTGATGTTTTTGGGAATTCTCACATCACGTTATTCAGAAGAGGATTTTCTTGAGTATTTGCCAAGACAGATGATAATAGGCCTTTTGACTCTCTTTTGCTCTATTGCGACCATGATGATAACCTTTTCAAGTGCTCTTTTAATCATCCTACAAGAGCAATTACGGATTGCAATTCCTCTCATTTGTTTGGCTAGTGTTCCAGTCACGTTCTTCGTATGGATTCAGTTCCCAATTCTTAAGGACATGATCATTTCAACCTACGGACCAAGCATCTTCACAGGCCGAAAATGA
- the LOC109004069 gene encoding uncharacterized protein LOC109004069 isoform X21 codes for MANAPEENIIISSGRGQDEDQLSNFAELYKAVRDGKLTDTVRILDQSQDFDQPGDKACNKIITDRDETALHVAVLNGHEHIVEELMNRMSDESLAMYDRDGYTALITAAVLGNRKMVECMLTKKSDLIRIKSNSNGKNLPVVMAIDFGQIEMARYLYDLTPEGDLIPQDNDQEITPDEDLIPQEDNDQEITPDEDLIPQDNDQEIHKDHNGATLLTCAIYAGTLDGMHIALGLIERCPRLALAIDKYDESGILALASMRQSLPSGNQRIYSSNVEHGQSNQEESNRSDLEHGQSNQEESNRSNVEHGQSNQEESNRSDLEHGQSNQEGINISEVEHGQSSQEEINISDVEHGQSNQEEINRSNLEHGQSNQEGINISDLEHGQSNQEEINISKVEHGQSSQEEINISEHGQSNQEEINKSDVEHGQSNHEEINRSGITQLYEMKRIHDQYDKLLSKMCEEISESLQSNTQQLKDGLVYTAICQAAENGISEFVSKMLETDRHFLWTEDRNGRNIFMLGVLHRQEKIFSILYRLDGKIMNSLTCLQDRNKNNMLHMAGMMEDAIRQINQIPGAALQMQRELQWFKEVERIVLPRHKETKNGDGLTPRQLFTKNHEDMKEKGEKWMKNTARSCTVVGALIVTIMFAAIFTLPGDNNQSMGLPKSLNKFWLNVLIIFDALSLFSSSTSVLMFLGILTSRYSEEDFLEYLPRQMIIGLLTLFCSIATMMITFSSALLIILQEQLRIAIPLICLASVPVTFFVWIQFPILKDMIISTYGPSIFTGRK; via the exons atggcAAATGCGCCGGAGGAGAACATTATCATAAGTTCCGGACGCGGTCAGGATGAAGATCAGTTATCCAACTTTGCAGAATTGTACAAAGCTGTGCGAGACGGTAAATTGACTGATACAGTACGCATTCTTGATCAGTCTCAAGACTTTGATCAACCCGGTGATAAGGCATGTAATAAGATAATCACAGATAGAGACGAAACGGCTCTTCATGTTGCTGTTTTAAATGGACATGAGCATATAGTGGAGGAGTTGATGAATCGAATGTCGGATGAGAGCTTGGCCATGTATGATAGAGACGGTTACACAGCTCTAATCACGGCTGCCGTGCTTGGAAATAGGAAAATGGTGGAGTGCATGCTTACAAAAAAATCTGATTTGATCAGAATTAAAAGTAATTCCAACGGAAAAAATCTTCCAGTTGTTATGGCTATTGATTTCGGGCAAATAGAAATGGCGCGCTATTTGTATGATCTTACTCCAGAAGGAGATTTAATTCCACAGGATAATGATCAGGAGATTACTCCAGATGAAGATTTAATTCCACAGGAGGATAATGATCAGGAGATTACTCCAGATGAAGATTTAATTCCACAGGATAATGATCAGGAGATTCATAAGGACCACAATGGTGCTACGCTTCTTACCTGTGCTATCTATGCTGGGACTTTGG ACGGAATGCATATTGCTTTGGGATTAATCGAACGCTGCCCACGTTTGGCATTGGCTATTGACAAGTATGACGAGTCGGGAATCTTAGCATTGGCCTCTATGCGTCAGTCCTTGCCAAGTGGAAATCAGCGCATCTACTCCTCAA ATGTAGAACATGGCCAAAGCAATCAAGAAGAAAGTAACAGATCAG ATTTAGAACATGGCCAAAGCAATCAAGAAGAAAGTAACAGATCAA ATGTAGAACATGGCCAAAGCAATCAAGAAGAAAGTAACAGATCAG ATCTAGAACATGGCCAAAGCAATCAAGAAGGAATTAACATATCAG AGGTAGAACATGGCCAAAGCAGTCAAGAAGAAATTAACATTTCAG ATGTAGAACATGGCCAAAGCAATCAAGAAGAAATTAACAGATCAA ATCTAGAACATGGCCAAAGCAATCAAGAAGGAATTAACATATCAG atcTAGAACATGGCCAAAGCAATCAAGAAGAAATTAACATATCAA AGGTAGAACATGGCCAAAGCAGTCAAGAAGAAATTAACATTTCAG AACATGGCCAAAGCAATCAAGAAGAAATTAACAAATCAG ATGTAGAACATGGCCAAAGCAATCATGAAGAAATTAACAGATCAG GAATCACGCAGTTGTACGAGATGAAGAGGATCCATGACCAGTACGATAAACTTCTTTCTAAAATGTGTGAAGAGATATCAGAATCACTTCAATCAAACACTCAACAACTTAAGGATGGCCTAGTTTATACTGCCATTTGCCAGGCTGCCGAGAACGGGATTTCCGAGTTTGTTTCTAAGATGCTTGAAACGGATCGACATTTTTTATGGACCGAAGATAGAAATGGAAGGAACATATTTATGCTCGGTGTCTTGCATCGTCAAGAAAAAATCTTTAGCATTCTATACCGGCTAGATGGGAAGATCATGAACTCCTTGACATGTTTACAAGATCGcaataaaaataacatgttACATATGGCAGGGATGATGGAAGATGCCATCAGGCAGATTAATCAAATCCCAGGGGCAGCTTTACAGATGCAAAGAGAGTTACAATGGTTCaag GAGGTAGAGAGAATTGTCCTTCCCAGGCATAAGGAAACCAAAAATGGGGATGGTTTAACTCCCCGACAACTATTTACGAAGAACCACGAGGACATGAAggaaaagggagagaaatggatgaaaaataCAGCAAGGTCATGTACGGTGGTGGGTGCTCTCATTGTTACTATTATGTTTGCAGCTATCTTTACTCTTCCAGGTGATAACAACCAAAGCATGGGCTTGCCAAAGTCCTTGAACAAGTTTTGGCTCAACGTCCTCATAATATTCGATGCATTGtcccttttttcttcctcaacttcAGTCTTGATGTTTTTGGGAATTCTCACATCACGTTATTCAGAAGAGGATTTTCTTGAGTATTTGCCAAGACAGATGATAATAGGCCTTTTGACTCTCTTTTGCTCTATTGCGACCATGATGATAACCTTTTCAAGTGCTCTTTTAATCATCCTACAAGAGCAATTACGGATTGCAATTCCTCTCATTTGTTTGGCTAGTGTTCCAGTCACGTTCTTCGTATGGATTCAGTTCCCAATTCTTAAGGACATGATCATTTCAACCTACGGACCAAGCATCTTCACAGGCCGAAAATGA
- the LOC109004069 gene encoding uncharacterized protein LOC109004069 isoform X14 — protein sequence MANAPEENIIISSGRGQDEDQLSNFAELYKAVRDGKLTDTVRILDQSQDFDQPGDKACNKIITDRDETALHVAVLNGHEHIVEELMNRMSDESLAMYDRDGYTALITAAVLGNRKMVECMLTKKSDLIRIKSNSNGKNLPVVMAIDFGQIEMARYLYDLTPEGDLIPQDNDQEITPDEDLIPQEDNDQEITPDEDLIPQDNDQEIHKDHNGATLLTCAIYAGTLDGMHIALGLIERCPRLALAIDKYDESGILALASMRQSLPSGNQRIYSSNVEHGQSNQEESNRSDLEHGQSNQEESNRSNVEHGQSNQEESNRSDLEHGQSNQEGINISEVEHGQSSQEEINISDVEHGQSNQEEINRSNLEHGQSNQEGINISGIMRIPILAPAICKTRSNISEVEHGQSSQEEINISEHGQSNQEEINKSDVEHGQSNHEEINRSGITQLYEMKRIHDQYDKLLSKMCEEISESLQSNTQQLKDGLVYTAICQAAENGISEFVSKMLETDRHFLWTEDRNGRNIFMLGVLHRQEKIFSILYRLDGKIMNSLTCLQDRNKNNMLHMAGMMEDAIRQINQIPGAALQMQRELQWFKEVERIVLPRHKETKNGDGLTPRQLFTKNHEDMKEKGEKWMKNTARSCTVVGALIVTIMFAAIFTLPGDNNQSMGLPKSLNKFWLNVLIIFDALSLFSSSTSVLMFLGILTSRYSEEDFLEYLPRQMIIGLLTLFCSIATMMITFSSALLIILQEQLRIAIPLICLASVPVTFFVWIQFPILKDMIISTYGPSIFTGRK from the exons atggcAAATGCGCCGGAGGAGAACATTATCATAAGTTCCGGACGCGGTCAGGATGAAGATCAGTTATCCAACTTTGCAGAATTGTACAAAGCTGTGCGAGACGGTAAATTGACTGATACAGTACGCATTCTTGATCAGTCTCAAGACTTTGATCAACCCGGTGATAAGGCATGTAATAAGATAATCACAGATAGAGACGAAACGGCTCTTCATGTTGCTGTTTTAAATGGACATGAGCATATAGTGGAGGAGTTGATGAATCGAATGTCGGATGAGAGCTTGGCCATGTATGATAGAGACGGTTACACAGCTCTAATCACGGCTGCCGTGCTTGGAAATAGGAAAATGGTGGAGTGCATGCTTACAAAAAAATCTGATTTGATCAGAATTAAAAGTAATTCCAACGGAAAAAATCTTCCAGTTGTTATGGCTATTGATTTCGGGCAAATAGAAATGGCGCGCTATTTGTATGATCTTACTCCAGAAGGAGATTTAATTCCACAGGATAATGATCAGGAGATTACTCCAGATGAAGATTTAATTCCACAGGAGGATAATGATCAGGAGATTACTCCAGATGAAGATTTAATTCCACAGGATAATGATCAGGAGATTCATAAGGACCACAATGGTGCTACGCTTCTTACCTGTGCTATCTATGCTGGGACTTTGG ACGGAATGCATATTGCTTTGGGATTAATCGAACGCTGCCCACGTTTGGCATTGGCTATTGACAAGTATGACGAGTCGGGAATCTTAGCATTGGCCTCTATGCGTCAGTCCTTGCCAAGTGGAAATCAGCGCATCTACTCCTCAA ATGTAGAACATGGCCAAAGCAATCAAGAAGAAAGTAACAGATCAG ATTTAGAACATGGCCAAAGCAATCAAGAAGAAAGTAACAGATCAA ATGTAGAACATGGCCAAAGCAATCAAGAAGAAAGTAACAGATCAG ATCTAGAACATGGCCAAAGCAATCAAGAAGGAATTAACATATCAG AGGTAGAACATGGCCAAAGCAGTCAAGAAGAAATTAACATTTCAG ATGTAGAACATGGCCAAAGCAATCAAGAAGAAATTAACAGATCAA ATCTAGAACATGGCCAAAGCAATCAAGAAGGAATTAACATATCAG GTATAATGCGCATTCCAATTTTGGCTCCTGCGATTTGTAAAACTCGTTCGAATATTTCAGAGGTAGAACATGGCCAAAGCAGTCAAGAAGAAATTAACATTTCAG AACATGGCCAAAGCAATCAAGAAGAAATTAACAAATCAG ATGTAGAACATGGCCAAAGCAATCATGAAGAAATTAACAGATCAG GAATCACGCAGTTGTACGAGATGAAGAGGATCCATGACCAGTACGATAAACTTCTTTCTAAAATGTGTGAAGAGATATCAGAATCACTTCAATCAAACACTCAACAACTTAAGGATGGCCTAGTTTATACTGCCATTTGCCAGGCTGCCGAGAACGGGATTTCCGAGTTTGTTTCTAAGATGCTTGAAACGGATCGACATTTTTTATGGACCGAAGATAGAAATGGAAGGAACATATTTATGCTCGGTGTCTTGCATCGTCAAGAAAAAATCTTTAGCATTCTATACCGGCTAGATGGGAAGATCATGAACTCCTTGACATGTTTACAAGATCGcaataaaaataacatgttACATATGGCAGGGATGATGGAAGATGCCATCAGGCAGATTAATCAAATCCCAGGGGCAGCTTTACAGATGCAAAGAGAGTTACAATGGTTCaag GAGGTAGAGAGAATTGTCCTTCCCAGGCATAAGGAAACCAAAAATGGGGATGGTTTAACTCCCCGACAACTATTTACGAAGAACCACGAGGACATGAAggaaaagggagagaaatggatgaaaaataCAGCAAGGTCATGTACGGTGGTGGGTGCTCTCATTGTTACTATTATGTTTGCAGCTATCTTTACTCTTCCAGGTGATAACAACCAAAGCATGGGCTTGCCAAAGTCCTTGAACAAGTTTTGGCTCAACGTCCTCATAATATTCGATGCATTGtcccttttttcttcctcaacttcAGTCTTGATGTTTTTGGGAATTCTCACATCACGTTATTCAGAAGAGGATTTTCTTGAGTATTTGCCAAGACAGATGATAATAGGCCTTTTGACTCTCTTTTGCTCTATTGCGACCATGATGATAACCTTTTCAAGTGCTCTTTTAATCATCCTACAAGAGCAATTACGGATTGCAATTCCTCTCATTTGTTTGGCTAGTGTTCCAGTCACGTTCTTCGTATGGATTCAGTTCCCAATTCTTAAGGACATGATCATTTCAACCTACGGACCAAGCATCTTCACAGGCCGAAAATGA